A window of the Fuscovulum sp. genome harbors these coding sequences:
- a CDS encoding Lrp/AsnC family transcriptional regulator produces the protein MLDETDRRILRHHLAEPALPRAELAARAGVTVATLWRRLERMQAAGVIRAEQAVIDWRAMGYGVEVSLRFTLDKTDPRAFDAFIAAAREVPEVVAIETFLGRVDVRLNVIARDMGHYQEVYRTRILTLPHIAELEALMLISTIKDGEALPL, from the coding sequence ATGCTTGACGAGACGGACCGGCGCATCCTGCGGCATCATCTGGCGGAACCGGCCTTGCCGCGCGCGGAGCTGGCGGCGCGGGCGGGGGTGACGGTGGCGACGCTGTGGCGGCGGCTGGAGCGGATGCAGGCCGCGGGGGTGATCCGGGCGGAGCAGGCGGTGATCGATTGGCGCGCGATGGGCTATGGGGTGGAGGTTTCGTTGCGCTTTACGCTGGACAAGACCGACCCGCGGGCCTTTGACGCGTTCATCGCGGCGGCGCGGGAGGTGCCTGAGGTGGTGGCAATCGAGACGTTTCTGGGCCGGGTGGATGTGCGGCTGAACGTGATCGCGCGGGACATGGGGCATTATCAGGAGGTCTATCGCACGCGCATCCTGACCCTGCCGCATATCGCGGAGCTGGAGGCCTTGATGCTGATTTCCACCATCAAGGACGGGGAGGCGTTGCCGCTGTGA
- the ilvC gene encoding ketol-acid reductoisomerase codes for MRVYYDRDCDINLIKDKKVAILGYGSQGHAHALNLRDSGAKNLVVALREGSPSAKKAEAEGLKVMGIAEAAAWADLIMFTMPDELQAETYRKYVHDNLKEGAAIAFAHGLNVHFGLIEPKKGVDVIMMAPKGPGHTVRGEYVKGGGVPCLVAVHQDATGRAMEIGLSYCSAIGGGRSGIIETNFRQECETDLFGEQAVLCGGLVELIRMGFETLVEAGYEPEMAYFECLHEVKLIVDLIYEGGIANMNYSISNTAEYGEYVSGPRILPYDETKARMKAVLTDIQTGKFVRDFMQENAVGQPFFKATRRINDEHQIEKVGEKLRAMMPWISKGKMVDRARN; via the coding sequence ATGCGCGTCTATTATGATCGTGACTGCGACATCAACCTGATCAAGGACAAGAAGGTCGCCATCCTCGGCTACGGCTCCCAGGGCCACGCCCACGCCCTCAACCTGCGCGACTCGGGCGCCAAGAACCTCGTCGTCGCCCTCCGCGAGGGCTCCCCCTCCGCCAAGAAGGCCGAGGCCGAAGGCCTCAAAGTCATGGGCATCGCCGAAGCCGCCGCTTGGGCCGACCTGATCATGTTCACCATGCCCGACGAGCTTCAGGCCGAAACCTACCGCAAATACGTCCATGACAACCTGAAAGAGGGCGCCGCCATCGCCTTCGCCCACGGCCTGAACGTCCACTTCGGCCTGATCGAGCCGAAAAAGGGCGTCGACGTCATCATGATGGCCCCCAAGGGCCCCGGCCACACCGTCCGCGGCGAATACGTCAAGGGCGGCGGCGTCCCCTGCCTCGTGGCCGTCCATCAGGATGCCACCGGCCGCGCCATGGAAATCGGTCTCTCCTACTGCTCCGCCATCGGCGGCGGCCGCTCGGGGATCATCGAAACCAACTTCCGTCAGGAATGCGAGACCGATCTCTTCGGCGAACAGGCGGTCCTCTGCGGCGGTCTGGTCGAGCTGATCCGCATGGGCTTCGAAACCCTGGTCGAAGCCGGGTATGAGCCCGAAATGGCCTATTTCGAATGCCTGCACGAGGTGAAGCTGATCGTCGACCTGATCTACGAAGGCGGCATCGCCAACATGAACTACTCGATCTCGAACACCGCCGAATACGGCGAATACGTCTCGGGCCCGCGCATCCTGCCGTACGACGAAACCAAGGCCCGCATGAAAGCCGTGCTGACCGACATCCAGACCGGCAAATTCGTGCGCGACTTCATGCAGGAAAACGCCGTCGGCCAACCCTTCTTCAAGGCCACCCGCCGCATCAACGACGAACACCAGATCGAGAAAGTGGGCGAAAAGCTCCGCGCCATGATGCCCTGGATCTCCAAAGGCAAGATGGTCGACCGCGCGCGGAACTGA
- a CDS encoding pentapeptide repeat-containing protein: MTSAMILKNSEVTMIERALDGSSDFTSLVQILGLVPGRDFRHANLSGVDFSFSDLRGFDFTGADLSGCIGVSVLFDDSTIFTDADVAGSCFQNYLIEREHIARKPQIKKAISVLQEAEALLASDWIHSFFRNRGSLPSALRGFDKSDTRVIFRKLMLSKLDLTKRVDIFFYLETICESREEFRSLILDILARCFNEDEVVLKFVSIAAAKFSNDRAIFDTIFKMCSDPREKVRGKAFLALLRSKFAREQIAEISDIFFLPVNSKIRKVYLFTRAIELGRKFVGSINLEGELDNLDSDSILEDAQIFDRRIAQKIAEAQLSRLIINVPKGAKWAVEVERRVAEIVEQQEEIVFSTPFYEGVMRARHPKHYEVYRSRRERKKRGS; the protein is encoded by the coding sequence ATGACGAGCGCGATGATTCTGAAAAATTCTGAAGTGACGATGATTGAAAGGGCGCTTGATGGAAGTTCAGACTTCACATCTCTCGTTCAGATCCTTGGATTAGTGCCCGGTCGTGACTTCCGCCATGCAAACTTGTCCGGGGTAGATTTTTCATTCTCTGATTTGCGCGGCTTTGATTTTACTGGCGCAGACTTGAGCGGTTGTATTGGCGTTTCGGTTCTGTTTGACGATTCGACTATCTTTACTGACGCAGACGTTGCTGGTTCTTGCTTCCAAAACTACTTGATTGAACGCGAGCATATTGCGCGGAAGCCACAGATTAAGAAAGCAATTAGCGTTCTGCAGGAGGCGGAGGCGCTTTTGGCTTCTGACTGGATTCATAGCTTCTTTAGAAATAGGGGGTCATTGCCATCGGCACTGCGTGGTTTTGACAAGAGTGATACAAGAGTAATATTTCGAAAATTGATGCTGTCAAAGCTAGATTTGACTAAAAGGGTTGATATTTTTTTCTACCTTGAGACTATTTGTGAAAGTCGAGAAGAGTTTCGATCTTTAATTTTAGACATACTTGCGCGTTGCTTTAACGAAGATGAGGTAGTTCTGAAATTTGTTTCAATCGCTGCCGCAAAATTCTCTAATGACCGGGCTATCTTTGATACAATATTCAAGATGTGTTCGGATCCTCGTGAGAAAGTGAGAGGAAAAGCCTTTTTGGCACTACTGCGATCAAAATTTGCGCGAGAGCAAATCGCTGAGATATCGGATATATTCTTTTTGCCAGTCAACAGTAAAATCCGGAAAGTTTATCTTTTCACGCGCGCTATTGAACTTGGAAGGAAGTTTGTTGGATCAATTAATCTTGAGGGGGAACTGGATAACCTCGATTCAGACTCCATTCTTGAGGACGCCCAGATTTTCGATCGAAGGATTGCTCAAAAGATAGCTGAGGCTCAATTGTCGCGCTTGATCATTAACGTACCAAAAGGCGCGAAATGGGCGGTTGAGGTGGAGCGGCGAGTTGCAGAAATTGTTGAGCAACAGGAAGAAATTGTGTTTTCCACGCCTTTTTACGAAGGTGTAATGCGGGCGAGACACCCTAAGCACTACGAAGTTTATCGATCACGACGCGAAAGAAAGAAGCGTGGTTCCTGA